A window of Apium graveolens cultivar Ventura chromosome 8, ASM990537v1, whole genome shotgun sequence contains these coding sequences:
- the LOC141678043 gene encoding chitin elicitor receptor kinase 1-like has protein sequence MASSYRARLISLVSISLSEKKKMSIPLALTHTIILALLHFSVLLLSCKAKCAAGCSLALASYYVSQGSNITYISQLFDLPPQHVLSYNPGQDAMRVGSRVNVPFSCECINGDFLGHTFTYVAQSDDTYHKIASVAFANLTTAYWVERVNTFDPTRIPDMEPINITLNCSCGDRHVSKDYGLFVTYPLRPGDSLWSIAREASVPDKLLERFNPDKNFSDGSSAIVFLPAKDVTGNYPRLKDR, from the coding sequence ATGGCATCTTCTTATAGAGCCCGCTTAATTTCACTCGTCTCCATCTCTCTCTCAGAGAAAAAAAAAATGTCCATCCCACTAGCTCTCACACACACAATTATTCTCGCACTACTCCACTTCTCTGTCCTTCTGTTGTCATGTAAAGCCAAGTGTGCAGCGGGTTGTAGCCTTGCCCTGGCATCATATTACGTCTCTCAAGGATCAAACATCACTTACATAAGTCAACTGTTCGATCTACCACCCCAGCATGTTTTAAGTTACAATCCGGGTCAAGATGCAATGCGGGTCGGATCTCGGGTCAATGTTCCATTTTCTTGTGAGTGCATTAACGGTGATTTCTTGGGTCATACGTTTACGTACGTAGCACAATCTGATGACACTTATCACAAGATTGCTTCCGTGGCTTTTGCTAATCTTACAACTGCGTATTGGGTGGAACGGGTTAATACTTTTGACCCGACCCGTATACCTGACATGGAGCCCATTAATATTACGTTAAATTGTTCATGCGGTGACAGACATGTGTCAAAAGATTATGGATTGTTTGTCACCTATCCGCTCCGGCCCGGCGATAGTTTGTGGTCCATTGCTAGAGAGGCGAGTGTACCGGACAAGTTGTTGGAGCGGTTCAACCCGGACAAGAATTTCAGTGATGGGTCGTCCGCTATAGTGTTTTTGCCGGCCAAAG